In Bacillus cereus ATCC 14579, a single window of DNA contains:
- the scpA gene encoding segregation/condensation protein A, giving the protein MQYNFKVEAFEGPLDLLLHLIHRYEIDIYNIPVADITEQYLSYVHTMKELQLDVASEYLVMAATLLQIKSKMLLPKHEEDVLDNGDDFIDDPRQELMERLIEYKKYKQVATELKEREQERAQLYTRPPIDFTSLQQEEETSLPLDVTLYDMLAAFQKLMRRKKAKKPVTTRITRQEIPIEQRMTDILKQLKIKGGRQSFYDLFVDDEREIMVVTFLAVLELMKNQQIIIEQEHNFDEIFVSSSNKSA; this is encoded by the coding sequence GTGCAATATAATTTTAAAGTAGAGGCTTTTGAAGGGCCGTTAGATCTATTGTTACATTTAATACATCGTTATGAAATTGATATATATAATATTCCTGTAGCAGATATTACAGAGCAATATTTATCTTATGTGCATACGATGAAAGAACTTCAATTAGATGTTGCAAGTGAGTATTTAGTAATGGCTGCAACGTTATTACAAATTAAAAGTAAGATGTTGTTGCCGAAACATGAAGAAGATGTACTTGATAACGGTGATGATTTTATAGATGATCCTCGTCAAGAATTGATGGAGAGGTTAATTGAATATAAGAAATATAAGCAAGTTGCTACTGAGTTAAAAGAAAGAGAACAAGAAAGAGCACAGCTATATACACGTCCACCAATTGACTTTACATCGTTGCAACAAGAAGAGGAGACAAGCTTACCTCTTGATGTTACGTTATATGATATGCTAGCAGCATTTCAAAAATTAATGCGCCGTAAAAAGGCAAAAAAACCTGTAACAACACGTATTACTCGTCAAGAAATACCAATTGAACAGCGAATGACTGATATTTTAAAACAGTTAAAAATAAAGGGTGGTCGCCAAAGTTTTTATGATTTGTTTGTTGATGATGAACGTGAAATAATGGTTGTAACATTTTTAGCAGTTCTGGAACTTATGAAAAACCAACAAATCATAATTGAGCAAGAACATAATTTTGATGAAATTTTCGTATCAAGCTCTAATAAATCTGCATAG
- the scpB gene encoding segregation/condensation protein ScpB — MDRKEQKSIIEGLLFVSGDEGIYPEQIAKVLEIEMNEAINILEEMQQECEGANRGLQIVQYAKVYRFATKKEHASYYQKLIDTPTAASLSQAALETLAIVAYRQPITRTEMEEIRGVKTDKALQTLVSHLLIKEMGRAEGPGRPILYGTTKEFLDTFGLKTLDDLPPLSEENEQMNEADLFFGCLQEIWK; from the coding sequence ATGGATAGGAAAGAACAAAAGTCAATTATTGAAGGCCTTTTATTTGTTTCTGGTGATGAAGGGATTTATCCAGAACAAATAGCGAAAGTTCTTGAAATTGAAATGAATGAAGCAATTAATATTTTAGAAGAAATGCAACAAGAATGTGAAGGTGCAAACCGTGGTTTGCAAATTGTACAGTATGCAAAAGTATATCGTTTTGCTACAAAGAAAGAACATGCTTCATATTATCAAAAATTAATAGATACACCAACAGCTGCTTCACTCTCACAAGCTGCCCTCGAAACGTTAGCGATTGTTGCATATCGCCAACCAATCACAAGGACTGAAATGGAAGAGATTAGAGGAGTTAAAACTGATAAGGCGTTACAAACGTTGGTTTCACATTTACTTATAAAAGAAATGGGAAGAGCAGAAGGACCAGGGCGTCCTATTTTATACGGAACAACAAAAGAATTTTTAGACACATTTGGATTGAAAACATTAGATGATTTACCACCGCTTTCTGAAGAGAATGAACAAATGAATGAAGCAGATTTATTCTTCGGTTGCTTACAGGAGATATGGAAATAA
- a CDS encoding DUF309 domain-containing protein, giving the protein MYLTEYIQFLIHFHGDYDYFECHEILEEYWKTKPRGNRDHYLVGLIQIAVSLYHQRRANWNGSTKMMKSAITILEKSGVPLQRLGINQVQLLSLLNERLQSIHKKERFVPLFLPLSDSSLEKQCIELCQKQNLSWKDLNAIPGEYIINKHTLRDRTEVITERNEQLQKRKQR; this is encoded by the coding sequence ATGTATCTTACCGAATACATACAATTTTTAATTCATTTCCATGGAGATTATGACTATTTTGAATGCCACGAAATACTAGAAGAGTATTGGAAGACAAAACCAAGAGGTAATCGTGATCATTACTTAGTTGGTCTCATTCAAATTGCAGTTTCTTTATACCACCAAAGACGTGCTAATTGGAATGGTTCTACAAAAATGATGAAAAGCGCAATTACAATTTTAGAAAAAAGCGGTGTGCCTTTACAACGTTTAGGAATTAATCAAGTACAACTTCTTTCCTTGCTCAATGAAAGATTGCAATCTATCCATAAAAAAGAACGTTTTGTACCTTTATTTTTACCCTTATCAGATTCATCGTTAGAGAAGCAGTGCATAGAGTTATGTCAAAAACAAAACCTCTCTTGGAAAGACTTGAATGCTATCCCAGGTGAATATATTATAAACAAGCACACTTTGCGTGATCGCACAGAGGTCATTACTGAACGAAACGAACAATTACAAAAAAGAAAGCAGAGATAA
- a CDS encoding YjcZ family sporulation protein, translating into MGHVDCGFSGGFALLVVLFILLIIVGAACFC; encoded by the coding sequence ATGGGTCACGTTGATTGTGGTTTTAGCGGTGGGTTCGCATTACTTGTTGTACTGTTTATTTTACTAATTATTGTAGGAGCAGCTTGCTTCTGCTAA
- a CDS encoding ComEC/Rec2 family competence protein codes for MRGMRIILLLVSVLLCFSLNSASAKRYMMSIHTTSPLHMHRQHLSKMKVSFLKVGQGDATLIIMPNGQTMLIDGGPYEAGEVIIQKLIEKGINHLDVIVSTHPDMDHIGGLIPIVEQMPVSLILDSGKTYSSLTYHTYRNNIKKRGIPFVSVKEGQYIPLDPHVSIQVLNNGKSKDENNESSIVLKVRYGKADFLLMGDADVRTEHEILKQFDVHADVLKVGHHGSYTSTSETFIKKVEPQFAILSYGSNNPYGHPHQSVVKRLKRHGIMVYRTNKRTVEMETDGEHIMLESSGLMPLLK; via the coding sequence ATGAGAGGTATGCGGATTATTTTATTATTAGTTTCTGTTTTATTATGTTTTTCTTTAAATAGCGCATCAGCTAAAAGGTATATGATGTCCATTCATACTACGTCTCCTTTACATATGCATCGGCAACATCTTAGTAAAATGAAAGTGAGCTTTTTAAAAGTGGGGCAAGGTGACGCAACACTTATTATAATGCCAAATGGACAAACAATGTTAATTGATGGAGGACCTTATGAAGCAGGAGAGGTTATTATTCAGAAATTAATTGAGAAAGGGATTAATCATTTAGATGTAATTGTCAGTACGCATCCCGATATGGATCATATAGGGGGGTTAATTCCAATTGTAGAGCAAATGCCGGTATCGCTTATACTAGATAGCGGAAAAACATATAGTTCTCTTACTTATCATACGTATCGGAATAATATAAAAAAAAGAGGAATACCTTTCGTTTCAGTAAAGGAAGGACAATATATACCGCTGGATCCACATGTTTCTATACAAGTATTAAACAACGGGAAATCAAAAGATGAAAATAATGAATCCTCAATTGTTTTAAAGGTGCGATATGGAAAAGCGGATTTTTTATTAATGGGTGACGCGGATGTACGGACAGAACATGAAATATTAAAACAATTTGATGTCCATGCAGATGTGTTAAAAGTGGGGCATCATGGCTCATATACTTCAACAAGTGAAACGTTTATAAAAAAAGTGGAACCGCAGTTTGCTATTCTATCGTACGGGAGTAATAATCCGTATGGACATCCTCACCAAAGTGTAGTGAAACGCTTAAAAAGGCACGGTATAATGGTATATAGAACGAATAAACGTACAGTAGAAATGGAAACAGATGGTGAACATATTATGTTAGAATCTAGCGGATTAATGCCATTGTTGAAGTGA
- the nagB gene encoding glucosamine-6-phosphate deaminase yields MNILVVKTPEELAEAGYKLIEEVVKTKENPTLGMATGSSPLGIYAEMRKNKLDTSRVTTVNLDEYVNLPHEDKNSYHYFMQEQLFDHLPFKQTYVPNGMASDLEEECKRYESILAANPVDLQILGIGENGHIGFNEPGTPFNSPTNIVELTESTRQANLRFFEKEEDVPTHAITMGIGSIMKAKQVLLVAMGSKKAEAVKELLQGEYSEECPATVLQRHPNVTVIADQEALSLCSEAIADEHRQVFTISDLLSDSRVGETAN; encoded by the coding sequence ATGAATATTCTTGTTGTAAAAACTCCAGAAGAATTAGCAGAAGCAGGTTATAAATTAATTGAAGAAGTTGTAAAAACAAAAGAAAATCCAACATTAGGAATGGCTACAGGAAGCTCTCCATTAGGTATTTATGCAGAAATGCGAAAAAATAAACTTGATACAAGCCGTGTAACCACTGTAAACTTAGATGAGTACGTAAATTTACCACATGAAGATAAAAACAGCTATCACTATTTCATGCAAGAACAGTTGTTTGATCATCTTCCATTTAAACAAACTTATGTACCAAACGGGATGGCAAGTGATTTAGAGGAAGAGTGCAAACGTTACGAGAGCATTCTAGCTGCTAACCCAGTTGACCTACAGATTCTTGGAATCGGTGAAAACGGTCACATCGGATTTAATGAGCCAGGAACACCGTTTAATTCTCCAACAAACATTGTTGAATTAACAGAATCTACACGCCAAGCAAACCTTCGATTCTTCGAAAAAGAAGAAGATGTGCCAACTCATGCGATTACAATGGGAATTGGAAGCATTATGAAAGCGAAACAAGTTCTACTTGTTGCTATGGGTTCTAAAAAGGCAGAAGCTGTTAAAGAATTATTGCAAGGTGAATATAGTGAAGAGTGTCCGGCTACAGTTTTACAACGTCATCCGAATGTAACCGTAATCGCTGATCAAGAAGCTCTATCTTTATGCAGTGAGGCGATTGCTGATGAACATCGACAAGTATTCACCATTTCCGATCTATTATCAGATTCAAGAGTGGGTGAAACAGCTAATTGA
- the ptsH gene encoding phosphocarrier protein HPr, whose amino-acid sequence MEKIFKVTSDSGIHARPATLLVNTASKFGSDINLEYNGKNVNLKSIMGVMSLGIQQNAEIKITANGDDAAQALAAIEETMKNEGLGE is encoded by the coding sequence ATGGAAAAAATCTTTAAAGTAACTAGCGACTCAGGAATTCATGCTCGTCCAGCAACTCTACTTGTAAACACTGCAAGCAAATTCGGTTCTGATATTAACTTAGAGTATAACGGAAAGAACGTTAACTTAAAATCAATCATGGGCGTTATGTCTTTAGGCATTCAACAAAACGCAGAAATTAAAATCACTGCAAATGGTGATGATGCAGCTCAAGCACTAGCAGCTATCGAAGAAACTATGAAAAACGAAGGATTAGGAGAATAA
- the nagA gene encoding N-acetylglucosamine-6-phosphate deacetylase, translating into MKTQIVINAKIYTGQEIVENGFIRYAETIKEIGLMAQYVPQENETVFDATGKIIIPGMIDVHIHGGYDIDAMDANSDGLVTLGKEMLKEGVTTYFPTTMTQAPEAIEAALTAAKEAKEKGAHFEYIHLEGPYVSKKRAGAQPLEHIVPANIEQFKQWQEASGNLIKLVTYAPEEEGALEFEQYLAETGVVGTMGHTDAIDAQLKNRKITHATHLYNQMRGLHHREPGVVGHVLLNPDVMVEVITDGIHIHPDMVKLAYKLKGPKKVSVITDAMRAKGLEDGLYELGGQPVHVKDGSARLEDGTLAGSILKMDQAFRNVIEFTGCSIEDAVLMTSVNQAEEFGLNNKGALAVGKDADFVVMNEDLHVYDTVRLGIHMKEGK; encoded by the coding sequence ATGAAAACGCAAATTGTCATCAATGCCAAAATTTACACAGGTCAAGAAATAGTGGAAAACGGATTTATTCGTTACGCAGAAACCATTAAAGAAATTGGTTTGATGGCTCAATATGTACCACAAGAAAATGAAACTGTTTTTGATGCTACAGGGAAGATTATAATTCCAGGTATGATCGATGTTCATATTCATGGTGGATACGATATTGATGCGATGGATGCAAATAGCGATGGGTTAGTAACTCTAGGTAAAGAAATGTTAAAAGAAGGGGTTACAACTTACTTCCCAACAACAATGACACAAGCTCCAGAGGCAATTGAAGCAGCGTTAACTGCTGCGAAAGAAGCAAAAGAAAAAGGAGCGCATTTCGAATATATTCATTTAGAAGGACCTTATGTTTCAAAGAAACGTGCAGGTGCACAGCCACTTGAACATATCGTTCCTGCAAATATTGAGCAATTTAAACAATGGCAAGAAGCAAGTGGGAACTTAATTAAATTAGTAACATATGCACCAGAAGAAGAGGGAGCATTAGAGTTTGAACAATATCTTGCTGAAACTGGTGTAGTTGGCACAATGGGACATACAGATGCAATTGATGCGCAACTAAAAAATAGAAAGATTACACATGCGACACATTTATACAATCAAATGCGTGGATTACATCACCGTGAACCAGGAGTTGTGGGTCATGTGTTATTAAATCCAGATGTAATGGTTGAAGTAATTACAGATGGTATTCATATTCACCCTGACATGGTGAAATTAGCATATAAGTTAAAAGGACCGAAAAAAGTAAGTGTTATTACTGACGCAATGCGTGCAAAAGGTCTTGAAGATGGATTATATGAGCTTGGCGGACAGCCAGTACATGTAAAAGATGGTAGTGCTCGATTAGAAGATGGAACGTTAGCTGGTAGTATTCTAAAAATGGATCAAGCTTTCCGAAATGTAATTGAATTTACAGGTTGTTCAATCGAAGATGCAGTACTTATGACATCAGTTAACCAAGCAGAAGAGTTTGGATTAAATAATAAAGGTGCATTAGCGGTAGGAAAAGATGCAGACTTTGTTGTGATGAATGAAGATTTACATGTATATGATACGGTTCGTTTAGGAATTCATATGAAGGAAGGGAAGTAA
- a CDS encoding peptidylprolyl isomerase — protein MKTLGYILMENGEKIDLEFFPEEAPKTVENFKKLAEQGFYDGVTFHRVIPGFVSQGGDPTGTGAGGPGYSIPCETDGNPHRHLVGSLSMAHAGRNTGGSQFFIVHEPQPHLDGVHTVFGKATSGIETVLKMRQGDVMKEVKVWEE, from the coding sequence ATGAAAACTTTAGGATACATATTAATGGAAAACGGTGAAAAAATCGACTTGGAATTTTTCCCAGAAGAAGCACCGAAAACAGTAGAAAACTTTAAAAAATTAGCAGAGCAAGGATTTTATGACGGTGTTACATTCCACCGTGTTATTCCTGGCTTCGTAAGCCAAGGTGGAGACCCAACAGGTACAGGTGCAGGTGGCCCAGGTTACTCTATTCCATGTGAAACTGATGGAAACCCTCATAGACACCTTGTAGGATCACTTTCTATGGCTCACGCTGGCCGTAACACAGGCGGTAGCCAATTCTTTATCGTTCATGAGCCACAGCCGCATTTAGATGGTGTTCATACTGTATTCGGTAAAGCAACAAGCGGTATTGAAACAGTATTAAAAATGCGTCAAGGCGATGTAATGAAAGAAGTTAAAGTTTGGGAAGAATAA
- a CDS encoding GntR family transcriptional regulator: MNIDKYSPFPIYYQIQEWVKQLIEDGEWKPGDKIPSENELCDKFEVSRMTIRQAINNLVEQGYLYRKRGIGTFVQLPKVEQKLQGMTGFTEDMISRGMNPSSQLLSFRLVPATAKIADRLRIQEGESVYEVRRIRLADDEPIAFETTYLSPALVKDINEEILQQSLYEHLEKKLGFKLVSATQSIEASVATENEAEHLHIPKKAPVLVMRQWSYSEGEIPLEYVKCIYRGDRYKFITNIARNK; the protein is encoded by the coding sequence ATGAACATCGACAAGTATTCACCATTTCCGATCTATTATCAGATTCAAGAGTGGGTGAAACAGCTAATTGAGGACGGCGAATGGAAGCCGGGAGATAAAATCCCATCTGAGAATGAACTTTGTGATAAGTTCGAAGTGAGTCGAATGACAATCAGACAGGCGATTAATAATTTAGTGGAACAAGGCTATTTATATCGGAAGCGTGGAATTGGAACATTTGTCCAACTTCCGAAAGTGGAACAAAAATTGCAAGGAATGACGGGATTCACAGAAGACATGATTTCTCGTGGGATGAACCCAAGTAGTCAATTACTTAGTTTCCGCCTAGTTCCAGCTACTGCTAAAATAGCAGACCGGTTGAGAATACAGGAGGGGGAATCGGTTTATGAAGTGAGGCGTATTCGCTTAGCTGATGATGAACCGATTGCTTTTGAGACGACATATTTGTCGCCAGCTCTTGTAAAAGATATTAACGAAGAGATATTGCAACAATCTTTATATGAACATTTAGAGAAAAAACTGGGCTTTAAACTTGTTAGCGCTACTCAGTCAATTGAAGCTTCCGTTGCGACGGAAAATGAAGCTGAACATCTGCATATTCCTAAAAAGGCGCCTGTACTTGTAATGCGTCAATGGTCATATTCAGAAGGTGAGATACCGCTAGAGTACGTGAAATGTATTTATCGTGGAGATCGTTATAAATTTATTACGAATATCGCACGTAACAAATAG
- the ribT gene encoding GNAT family N-acetyltransferase RibT encodes MLIRFKKSYEKIAMGLLSFMPTEKDVKTLQLTMKEYEAKDDWQLYLWKENEDFVGIMGIVKKENQVLEIQHLSVNPSHRHVGIGTKMVQELKSKFLEFTICGNEQTASFCEKCKGLEQNIHS; translated from the coding sequence ATGTTAATTCGTTTTAAAAAAAGTTATGAAAAAATTGCAATGGGGCTTCTTTCGTTTATGCCAACTGAAAAAGATGTGAAAACATTACAATTGACAATGAAAGAATATGAAGCAAAAGATGATTGGCAATTGTATTTGTGGAAAGAAAATGAAGATTTTGTTGGAATAATGGGGATTGTAAAAAAAGAGAATCAAGTATTAGAAATTCAGCATTTGAGTGTGAACCCGTCTCATCGTCATGTGGGGATTGGGACGAAGATGGTTCAAGAGTTAAAGAGTAAATTTCTTGAGTTTACAATTTGCGGAAATGAGCAAACAGCAAGTTTTTGCGAAAAATGTAAAGGGCTAGAACAAAATATACATTCGTGA
- the ptsG gene encoding PTS glucose transporter subunit IIABC, which produces MFKKIFGVLQKVGKALMLPVAILPAAGILLGFGNAFQNPQLTNVIPALKADWFVMVAKIMEQSGDIIFANLALLFAVGVAIGLAGGDGVAGLAAFVGYLIMNKTMSVFLEVDKLVKVTSSGADPVKIGFADPAYANVLGIPTLQTGVFGGIIVGIVAAYCYNKYFNIELPSYLGFFAGKRFVPIATATFSLIVGIIMCFVWPYIQGGLNTFSHQMIDANRTIAAFIFGLIERSLIPFGLHHIFYSPFWFEFGQYTNAAGELIRGDQKIFMAQLKDGVELTAGTFTTGKYPFMMFGLPAAALAMYHEARPENKKLAAGILGSAALTSFLTGITEPLEFSFLFVAPVLFGIHAVFAGLSFMTMQILGVKIGMTFSGGLIDFLLFGVLPGRTAWWWVIIVGLVLAVIYYFGFRFAIRKWNLKTPGREVANANDGAGKAEAGELPREVLVALGGKENIASLDACITRLRVQVNEQKNVNKDRLKELGAAGVLEVGNNIQAIFGPKSDTLKSQIHDIMSGRTPHVEKEDPVKVEETPQKVDENETIVSPIEGKILPITEVPDQVFSGKMMGDGFAIEPTEGTVVSPVNGEIVNVFPTKHAIGIQSEGGKEILIHFGIDTVKLNGEGFEALVAQGDKVKQGQPLLKVDLAFVKENAPSIITPIVFTNLQQGQQVELKKDGNVKKGETAIIDIQ; this is translated from the coding sequence ATGTTTAAGAAGATCTTTGGTGTTCTTCAAAAAGTCGGAAAAGCGTTAATGCTTCCAGTAGCGATTTTACCGGCGGCAGGTATTTTACTTGGATTTGGTAATGCATTTCAAAATCCACAGTTAACAAATGTTATTCCTGCTTTAAAAGCAGATTGGTTCGTAATGGTTGCAAAAATTATGGAACAATCTGGTGATATTATTTTCGCTAACCTTGCATTATTATTCGCAGTTGGGGTAGCAATTGGTTTAGCTGGTGGAGACGGAGTAGCTGGTTTAGCAGCATTCGTCGGCTACTTAATTATGAACAAAACGATGAGTGTGTTCTTAGAAGTAGATAAGCTAGTGAAAGTAACAAGTTCTGGAGCAGACCCAGTAAAAATTGGATTTGCAGATCCAGCGTATGCAAACGTATTAGGTATTCCAACGCTACAAACAGGGGTATTTGGTGGTATTATCGTCGGTATAGTAGCGGCATATTGCTATAATAAATACTTCAACATTGAATTACCATCATACTTAGGTTTCTTTGCAGGTAAGCGTTTCGTACCGATCGCAACTGCAACATTCTCTTTAATAGTAGGTATTATCATGTGCTTCGTTTGGCCATACATTCAAGGTGGCTTAAACACGTTCTCACATCAAATGATTGATGCAAATAGAACAATCGCAGCATTTATATTCGGTTTAATTGAACGTTCATTAATTCCATTTGGATTACATCACATTTTCTATTCACCGTTCTGGTTCGAATTCGGTCAGTATACAAATGCAGCTGGCGAATTAATCCGTGGTGACCAAAAAATCTTTATGGCACAGTTAAAAGACGGTGTAGAATTAACAGCAGGGACATTTACAACTGGTAAGTATCCGTTCATGATGTTCGGTCTTCCAGCAGCAGCTTTAGCAATGTACCATGAAGCACGTCCAGAAAATAAAAAATTAGCAGCAGGTATTTTAGGTTCTGCAGCATTAACATCTTTCTTAACAGGTATTACAGAGCCACTTGAATTTTCATTCTTATTCGTAGCGCCAGTATTATTCGGAATTCACGCTGTATTTGCTGGTCTATCATTTATGACAATGCAAATTTTAGGTGTTAAAATTGGTATGACATTCTCTGGTGGTTTAATTGACTTCCTATTATTCGGTGTACTACCAGGCCGTACAGCATGGTGGTGGGTAATTATTGTTGGTCTTGTACTAGCAGTTATTTACTACTTCGGATTCCGCTTTGCAATTCGTAAATGGAATCTAAAAACACCTGGTCGTGAAGTGGCAAATGCAAATGACGGCGCAGGAAAAGCAGAAGCAGGCGAACTCCCTCGTGAAGTATTAGTAGCACTTGGTGGTAAAGAAAACATTGCTTCTTTAGATGCTTGTATTACTCGTTTACGTGTTCAAGTTAACGAACAAAAGAATGTAAACAAAGACCGCTTAAAAGAACTTGGAGCAGCTGGTGTACTTGAAGTTGGAAATAACATTCAAGCTATTTTCGGACCGAAATCTGACACATTAAAATCACAAATTCATGATATTATGTCAGGTCGTACACCTCATGTTGAAAAAGAAGATCCTGTAAAAGTGGAAGAAACTCCTCAAAAAGTTGATGAAAATGAAACAATTGTATCACCAATCGAAGGAAAAATCTTACCAATTACAGAAGTACCTGACCAAGTATTCTCAGGAAAAATGATGGGAGACGGATTTGCAATTGAGCCAACTGAAGGAACAGTAGTTTCTCCAGTGAACGGTGAGATTGTCAATGTATTCCCTACAAAACATGCGATTGGTATTCAATCTGAAGGCGGAAAAGAAATTTTAATTCACTTCGGTATTGATACTGTAAAATTAAATGGTGAAGGTTTTGAAGCGCTTGTAGCACAAGGCGACAAGGTGAAACAAGGCCAACCATTATTAAAAGTAGATCTTGCATTTGTAAAAGAAAATGCACCATCTATCATTACACCAATTGTCTTTACAAACTTACAACAAGGGCAACAAGTCGAATTGAAAAAAGATGGAAATGTTAAGAAGGGCGAAACCGCTATTATTGACATTCAGTAG
- a CDS encoding Cof-type HAD-IIB family hydrolase encodes MIKMFVSDIDGTMMQHGGLIDEQDVAALRSLAEQNVILCFASGRLDNEIADLMKAVNTNFHRISVNGVFVYTHENKQLLSATFDSNILPDLLAMTNEDPYFRYVSDEHNYYIEEKTPFIQELEQQVTMTSVEEPNLLQKIDDTIFPNKISVGGTKESLQLLQKKIDEKFHGKVSTFISAEQCLDVMPPNVSKGSAISVLLNEFQIKPEEIACIGDSYNDIPMFSLTPHSFAMSQADDAVKKHAHYVVNHVKDAVNHVIAHNKNTTHSL; translated from the coding sequence ATGATTAAAATGTTTGTAAGTGATATCGATGGTACAATGATGCAACACGGAGGTCTTATTGACGAACAAGATGTTGCGGCACTGCGCAGCCTTGCCGAGCAAAATGTTATTCTTTGCTTCGCTTCCGGAAGACTTGATAATGAAATTGCAGACTTAATGAAAGCTGTAAATACAAATTTTCATCGCATTAGTGTAAATGGTGTTTTTGTATATACACATGAAAATAAACAACTATTATCTGCAACTTTTGATTCCAACATACTTCCCGATTTGTTAGCTATGACGAATGAAGATCCTTATTTCCGTTATGTAAGTGATGAGCATAATTATTACATTGAAGAGAAAACACCTTTCATTCAAGAACTTGAACAACAAGTAACTATGACTTCTGTTGAAGAACCAAACTTACTACAGAAGATTGATGATACAATTTTCCCAAATAAAATTTCTGTCGGTGGAACAAAGGAGAGCTTACAACTCCTTCAGAAAAAAATTGATGAAAAATTCCACGGGAAAGTTAGTACTTTCATCTCAGCAGAACAATGTTTAGATGTAATGCCACCGAATGTTAGTAAAGGCTCTGCCATTTCTGTTTTATTAAATGAGTTTCAAATAAAACCTGAGGAAATTGCTTGTATAGGGGATTCTTATAATGACATTCCTATGTTTTCTTTAACTCCTCACAGTTTTGCTATGTCGCAAGCAGATGATGCAGTAAAAAAACACGCTCACTATGTAGTAAATCACGTCAAAGATGCTGTTAACCACGTAATTGCTCATAATAAAAATACGACTCATTCCTTATAA
- the glcT gene encoding glucose PTS transporter transcription antiterminator GlcT: protein MSNYLEIKKVLNNNVIIASHPEHEEVVVIGKGIGFGKKAKDVLEQEQIEKMFVLKNERDREQYKLLVPHISEKLIELMNDIMLYIQGKAKSPLNEHIHIALTDHISFAIKKLKQGLTIDNPFLVETKMLYPKEYEIAEGVVELLNSRLQITLPEGEIGFIALHIYSSLTNSDLSSVNQNSRLIAQLVSLIETNLQITLDQESIHYLRLIRHLQYAIERVKKGEKVEESQSFADLLKAEYPACYNLAWKLVKVMQKELQLPVYEAESIYLTMHLQRLVKAEHV from the coding sequence ATGAGTAATTATCTAGAAATTAAAAAAGTTTTAAATAATAATGTCATCATTGCTAGCCATCCGGAACACGAGGAAGTAGTAGTGATTGGTAAAGGAATTGGATTTGGGAAAAAAGCGAAAGATGTATTGGAGCAAGAACAAATCGAAAAGATGTTTGTCTTAAAAAATGAACGTGATCGTGAACAATACAAATTATTAGTGCCGCATATTAGTGAAAAATTAATTGAATTGATGAACGATATTATGCTGTACATTCAAGGGAAAGCGAAATCGCCACTAAATGAACATATTCATATTGCGTTAACAGATCATATTTCATTTGCGATTAAAAAGTTAAAACAAGGACTTACAATTGATAACCCTTTTTTAGTTGAAACAAAAATGCTCTATCCAAAGGAATATGAAATTGCGGAAGGTGTTGTAGAACTTTTAAATTCTCGTTTGCAAATTACATTGCCAGAAGGAGAAATTGGTTTTATTGCACTTCACATTTACAGTTCGCTTACAAATTCTGATTTATCTTCAGTTAATCAAAACTCCCGTCTCATTGCACAACTTGTATCTTTAATTGAGACAAACTTACAAATTACATTAGATCAAGAGAGCATTCATTATTTACGTCTTATTCGTCATCTTCAATATGCTATTGAGAGGGTGAAAAAAGGAGAAAAAGTAGAGGAATCGCAAAGTTTTGCTGATTTATTAAAGGCGGAGTATCCAGCTTGCTATAACTTGGCTTGGAAGCTAGTTAAGGTCATGCAAAAAGAGTTGCAACTACCTGTATATGAAGCTGAAAGTATTTATTTAACGATGCACTTGCAACGCTTAGTAAAGGCAGAGCATGTGTAA